The following coding sequences lie in one Candidatus Nitrospira allomarina genomic window:
- a CDS encoding sigma-54-dependent transcriptional regulator: MAETICLIDDEPAILNTLSSILEDEGYQVLVAKSGLEALKLVRSEVPDLVILDIWMPEMDGLETLKRLRTQFPNILVVMMSGHGSIETAVKSTKLGAYDYLEKPLDLEKVTILVRNALHQRKLEEENLNLRIQVERRFELVGSSPPMERLRELIAMAAPANSRVLIAGANGTGKELVARAIHLQSPRHNRSFVEINCAAIPETLIESELFGHEKGAFSGASSMKRGKFELADGGTLFLDEIGDMSLATQAKVLRALQEQQFTRVGGTKLINVQVRVIAASNKDLAEEIGKGTFREDLYYRLNVLPIVVPTLKERRDDIPELAQHFLRLHSEEQGMKPKEFSPQGMEALQRHDWPGNIRELRNLIERLLIMVPKTIIDAADVEMFLQGRAPSGVPSLAVGTNYDSLREARNAFEREVISLKLRENNWNVSKTADELKIERSHLHRKIKLLHVELRPEH, from the coding sequence GTGGCCGAGACCATTTGCCTGATTGATGACGAACCAGCCATCCTTAATACCTTAAGTAGCATTCTTGAGGATGAAGGCTATCAAGTGTTGGTAGCCAAGAGCGGACTTGAGGCGCTCAAGCTTGTCCGGAGTGAGGTGCCGGATTTAGTCATTTTGGATATCTGGATGCCGGAAATGGACGGGCTGGAAACATTGAAACGATTGCGCACCCAATTTCCCAATATCCTGGTCGTGATGATGTCGGGTCACGGATCCATTGAAACCGCCGTCAAATCTACAAAATTGGGCGCCTATGATTATTTGGAAAAGCCCTTAGACCTGGAAAAAGTCACCATATTAGTGCGCAATGCGTTGCACCAACGCAAGCTGGAAGAGGAAAACCTGAATCTCCGAATTCAGGTGGAACGACGATTTGAACTGGTGGGCTCATCTCCTCCTATGGAGCGGCTTCGCGAACTGATCGCGATGGCGGCTCCAGCCAATAGTCGTGTGCTGATTGCCGGGGCAAATGGGACAGGGAAAGAACTGGTCGCCCGCGCGATACATTTGCAGAGTCCCCGGCATAATCGTTCCTTTGTGGAAATTAATTGTGCGGCGATTCCGGAAACATTAATCGAGAGTGAGTTATTTGGGCATGAAAAAGGGGCCTTCAGTGGGGCCAGCTCCATGAAACGTGGCAAGTTCGAGCTGGCGGACGGAGGAACCCTGTTTTTGGATGAAATCGGGGACATGAGTCTGGCCACGCAAGCCAAAGTGTTGCGTGCCCTGCAAGAGCAACAATTTACGCGGGTTGGGGGAACAAAACTCATCAATGTCCAGGTCCGGGTCATTGCCGCATCCAATAAAGATTTGGCGGAAGAGATTGGGAAAGGGACGTTCCGTGAAGATCTGTATTACCGGCTAAATGTGTTGCCGATTGTGGTTCCGACACTCAAGGAGCGTCGAGACGATATCCCTGAACTCGCGCAGCATTTTTTGCGACTGCATTCTGAAGAACAGGGCATGAAACCTAAAGAGTTTAGTCCGCAAGGCATGGAGGCGTTGCAGCGGCATGATTGGCCGGGCAATATTCGTGAACTGCGGAATTTGATTGAACGCTTATTAATCATGGTGCCGAAGACCATCATTGATGCGGCCGATGTTGAGATGTTTCTTCAGGGTCGGGCCCCAAGCGGGGTGCCTTCCCTCGCCGTGGGCACCAACTATGATTCGCTCCGGGAAGCCCGGAATGCATTTGAGCGGGAAGTCATATCTCTCAAACTCCGGGAAAATAATTGGAATGTTTCCAAAACCGCTGATGAACTGAAAATCGAGCGTAGTCATTTACACAGAAAGATTAAGTTACTTCATGTTGAACTCCGGCCCGAACATTAA
- the rlmD gene encoding 23S rRNA (uracil(1939)-C(5))-methyltransferase RlmD translates to MLNSGPNIKSRRTPSPSSTETLSPGSSHPLHIEKLVAGGFSLGRVDGQVVLCGGGIPGEALQVEILSRRKGVSQGKILQVHDPGDSRVVPLCPVVGRCGGCQLQHIQYEAQLSQKRLILEDTLRRIGKISNVLISPVIPSPRPYGYRQVLRMGIGEGPDGFFLGFFESGTQQLLPVDTCFLVDDRLRSVIDAVRSSLRSLVMEGMNLESVEIRWSQLEEGGLLVFRGRAVTKEHVERLMHACSKIANIKGLIYERADAPEHDSRRRVRHEPIVRGADHVWEAFGGLRLKMGFRSFMQANWDVFQLLGKRVEEWLGNLKGQRILELYAGTGPLGLSLASQGAQVTCVEGNPFAIHDARESLRMNAITGCRVRISSVESYLMTVKSGAYDVILLDPPRAGLNPKIIDRLGILQVPKLFYLSCDAPSLARDMKSLCEKGYTVQRMQPFDMFPQTAHLETLVELTFSAIEPNDGD, encoded by the coding sequence ATGTTGAACTCCGGCCCGAACATTAAGTCTCGCAGGACTCCTTCTCCCTCTTCTACTGAAACCTTATCTCCCGGATCTTCCCATCCCCTCCACATTGAAAAATTGGTGGCCGGCGGATTCAGTCTCGGACGAGTGGATGGTCAGGTGGTGTTGTGTGGCGGCGGCATTCCCGGGGAAGCTCTTCAGGTGGAGATTCTCAGTCGGCGCAAAGGCGTGAGCCAAGGGAAAATCCTCCAGGTCCACGATCCGGGTGACAGCCGGGTTGTTCCTCTCTGCCCGGTCGTCGGGCGATGTGGAGGATGCCAGCTTCAGCATATCCAATACGAAGCCCAACTGTCTCAAAAACGATTGATTCTGGAGGATACCCTCCGTCGGATTGGAAAAATTTCCAATGTGCTGATTTCTCCGGTGATCCCGTCTCCAAGGCCCTATGGCTATCGGCAAGTCCTTCGAATGGGAATCGGGGAAGGGCCCGACGGATTCTTTCTGGGTTTTTTCGAATCAGGAACGCAACAACTGCTGCCGGTTGACACGTGTTTTCTGGTGGACGACAGATTGCGGTCGGTGATTGACGCTGTCCGTTCCAGCCTTCGCTCCTTGGTCATGGAGGGGATGAATCTGGAGAGTGTGGAAATCCGATGGTCCCAACTGGAGGAAGGCGGCCTGTTGGTATTCCGTGGCCGGGCCGTAACCAAAGAACACGTCGAACGTCTGATGCATGCCTGTTCTAAGATCGCCAACATCAAAGGGTTGATTTATGAGCGCGCGGATGCACCGGAACATGATTCGCGACGTCGCGTGCGGCATGAGCCGATTGTGCGAGGAGCGGATCATGTATGGGAAGCCTTTGGAGGGTTGCGCTTGAAAATGGGGTTTCGATCATTCATGCAGGCCAACTGGGACGTTTTTCAATTGTTGGGAAAGAGGGTTGAGGAATGGCTGGGAAATTTGAAAGGGCAACGGATTTTGGAATTGTATGCCGGAACCGGCCCTCTGGGTCTCAGTCTCGCGAGTCAGGGTGCCCAGGTAACCTGTGTGGAGGGGAATCCGTTTGCCATCCACGATGCCCGCGAGTCGTTACGCATGAATGCAATTACAGGGTGCCGTGTGCGGATCAGTTCAGTCGAATCCTATCTCATGACTGTCAAATCCGGCGCCTACGATGTTATCCTTCTGGATCCTCCACGTGCGGGGCTCAATCCAAAAATCATAGACCGCTTGGGAATCTTGCAAGTCCCGAAACTGTTCTATCTTTCTTGCGACGCTCCGTCATTGGCCCGGGATATGAAGTCGTTATGTGAAAAGGGCTATACCGTTCAGCGCATGCAACCATTTGATATGTTTCCCCAGACGGCACATCTTGAAACATTAGTCGAGTTGACGTTTTCAGCAATTGAACCGAACGACGGAGATTAA
- the purN gene encoding phosphoribosylglycinamide formyltransferase, with protein sequence MRIVTPALIQMYPSKIFNIHPSLLPAFPGLDAQRQALEWGAKVSGCTVHLVTEGVDEGPIIVQAAVPILEGDTVESLSARILEKEHECYPQALQLMAQKRVHLEGRKVHILS encoded by the coding sequence ATGCGGATTGTGACCCCCGCCTTAATTCAAATGTACCCATCAAAGATCTTTAATATCCATCCCTCGCTTCTACCGGCGTTTCCAGGACTCGATGCCCAACGTCAAGCTTTGGAGTGGGGCGCAAAAGTCAGCGGTTGCACGGTGCATCTGGTGACGGAAGGGGTCGATGAAGGACCGATAATTGTGCAGGCGGCTGTGCCCATCCTTGAGGGGGATACGGTTGAATCCCTGTCCGCTCGCATTTTGGAAAAAGAGCACGAATGCTATCCGCAGGCTCTTCAATTAATGGCACAAAAACGGGTACATCTGGAAGGGCGCAAGGTTCACATTCTTTCATAG
- a CDS encoding alkaline phosphatase family protein: protein MANFDLVVGADVDGLNTISKQAFKAFYPKYFTGSEKPKNTKYVRVEYYIDKPPTFSLQSKATQPWQAEFALNFSSIKIRGYFVQAGANRDQKLHHDDFECTCVVDIGLRSIGTKTTIKMIKLTPNATIPASAKTLLTNGINKFLIGFKVPPITIPGIKFADQKYAVVGNCLLVAAAMKGVATFPASFRNLQPGRQFAYIGAPILNSVIGAGIKKFHITFRPKSGKLKSIALAVESARISIPTKGVQAATNLKLAMKTTIPLLHNIRLNVSCRVVGSVVGKNKQVLYKVVDVRNITINGLPTDWLPLISKPIINAIKHIFLKLLPPIPIANIPEQAINFNDLVNVVVQPTKLKFNNGKISKIKTINVFSDLTITQGVKPGKIGSADVKHVVVLMLENRSFDNLLGWLYEKEHNQPSRNIPESTPPTFAGLVANTYYNKDGTKKHYVTPQTKSFCTPNPDPEEQFRFMNEQIFGSKDMPKENEPATMIGFVQDYKNKSNKPEDIMSCYSPAQTPVLSGLARNFAVCDRWFASAPCQTWPNRSFVHAGTSCGRINNLDKSQDDNTPPNPMYYKNAKPIFEVFQHIGVSWKIYTDTLLPSLTRYQFAVQLLNPALQPNFRHIEDFENDAHKGTLPLYSFVEPKFMEVGDQKSKKVNSYHPPYNVAHGEAFVERIYKALQKNEDTWKNTLFIITFDEHGGCYDHEPPPWGAIRPDASPAQKEKYPFTFNRYGVRVPTILVSPFIEPGTVFRAPARGAEYDHTSILTTLLHWVDKKGVTKKDWMNSKRVQQAPRLDPVLTRSSPRTDKPQVAPPKNPGSCPEGNLPLDDIQRGLLAAQLMEQGVDYETAAKAISSIHTTAEIPDFLRCIPNLAL from the coding sequence ATGGCAAATTTCGACCTTGTAGTCGGCGCTGACGTTGACGGATTGAATACTATTTCCAAACAAGCCTTCAAGGCATTCTATCCAAAATACTTTACAGGATCGGAAAAGCCTAAAAACACGAAATATGTTCGCGTCGAATATTATATCGACAAACCACCAACCTTTTCATTGCAATCAAAGGCAACCCAACCCTGGCAAGCTGAATTCGCATTGAATTTTTCATCTATAAAAATAAGAGGGTATTTTGTTCAAGCGGGAGCGAATCGTGACCAAAAACTTCACCACGACGACTTTGAGTGCACGTGTGTAGTGGACATTGGACTACGTAGCATCGGCACCAAGACTACCATCAAAATGATAAAATTGACACCCAACGCCACCATTCCTGCTTCAGCTAAGACGCTTTTGACAAACGGTATAAATAAATTTTTAATTGGTTTTAAGGTACCGCCCATCACAATCCCCGGAATTAAATTTGCCGACCAGAAATATGCGGTGGTCGGGAACTGTCTCCTTGTAGCAGCTGCCATGAAAGGTGTGGCGACGTTCCCGGCTTCTTTCCGGAACCTTCAACCGGGCAGGCAATTCGCCTATATCGGTGCACCAATTCTCAATTCCGTCATCGGGGCAGGTATCAAAAAGTTTCATATTACATTTCGGCCTAAATCAGGGAAATTAAAAAGCATCGCCCTTGCCGTAGAAAGCGCCCGGATAAGTATACCAACCAAAGGGGTACAAGCTGCTACGAACTTGAAACTCGCAATGAAGACGACAATACCGCTTTTGCACAATATAAGATTAAATGTATCGTGTAGAGTTGTGGGATCTGTCGTTGGAAAGAACAAACAAGTGTTGTATAAGGTGGTAGATGTTAGAAATATAACCATAAACGGTTTACCTACTGATTGGTTGCCCCTAATATCCAAACCTATCATAAATGCGATAAAACACATCTTCCTAAAACTTCTACCTCCAATTCCAATTGCGAATATCCCTGAGCAAGCCATTAATTTCAATGACCTGGTCAATGTTGTTGTTCAACCAACAAAATTAAAATTTAATAATGGGAAAATCTCCAAAATAAAGACCATTAACGTGTTCAGTGACCTGACGATCACTCAGGGGGTGAAGCCGGGGAAAATCGGTTCAGCGGATGTTAAGCATGTCGTGGTTTTAATGCTGGAAAATCGGTCGTTTGATAATTTGTTGGGCTGGCTCTACGAGAAAGAGCACAACCAACCATCACGAAATATTCCTGAATCCACTCCTCCTACCTTTGCCGGTTTAGTAGCCAATACATACTACAACAAGGACGGTACGAAAAAACATTATGTTACACCGCAAACAAAGAGTTTTTGCACCCCCAATCCCGATCCCGAAGAGCAATTTCGTTTCATGAATGAACAGATTTTCGGGTCCAAAGATATGCCGAAGGAAAACGAACCGGCAACGATGATTGGATTTGTACAGGATTACAAAAACAAATCGAACAAGCCTGAGGATATTATGTCCTGTTATTCTCCGGCTCAAACGCCCGTATTGAGCGGACTCGCGCGAAACTTTGCCGTGTGTGACCGATGGTTCGCGTCGGCGCCATGTCAGACCTGGCCAAATAGATCATTTGTCCATGCCGGCACTTCATGTGGCCGAATTAATAACCTGGATAAAAGCCAAGACGACAATACACCTCCGAACCCGATGTATTATAAAAATGCGAAACCGATCTTCGAGGTATTTCAACACATTGGCGTTTCATGGAAGATTTATACTGATACATTACTTCCCTCTTTAACCCGTTATCAGTTTGCCGTGCAATTGCTGAATCCTGCCCTCCAGCCCAACTTCCGTCATATTGAAGATTTTGAAAATGATGCGCATAAGGGAACTCTACCGCTGTATTCTTTTGTTGAACCGAAATTTATGGAGGTTGGAGACCAGAAATCTAAAAAAGTAAATTCGTATCATCCCCCCTATAATGTCGCTCATGGCGAGGCCTTTGTCGAACGTATTTATAAGGCTCTCCAAAAGAATGAAGACACGTGGAAAAATACGCTATTCATAATCACCTTTGACGAGCACGGAGGCTGTTATGACCATGAGCCACCACCATGGGGAGCTATTCGACCCGATGCGAGCCCCGCTCAAAAAGAAAAGTATCCTTTTACCTTTAACCGCTATGGGGTCCGAGTACCAACCATTTTAGTCTCACCCTTTATTGAACCTGGAACAGTCTTTAGAGCTCCGGCCAGGGGGGCAGAATATGATCACACCTCCATACTTACGACACTGTTACATTGGGTCGACAAAAAAGGAGTAACCAAAAAGGACTGGATGAACTCAAAACGTGTACAACAGGCTCCGAGGCTAGACCCTGTCCTAACAAGGTCATCACCACGAACCGATAAGCCACAAGTGGCACCACCAAAAAACCCTGGTAGTTGCCCTGAGGGCAATCTCCCATTAGATGATATACAGCGAGGTCTTTTAGCGGCGCAGCTGATGGAACAGGGCGTAGACTACGAAACAGCCGCCAAAGCGATCAGCTCTATTCACACAACGGCAGAAATACCTGATTTCCTGCGGTGTATTCCAAATCTTGCGCTATAG
- a CDS encoding DUF1844 domain-containing protein: MSDEEPGFVIRDKRGRSEPEAFTPPPPESSMAQPHSSAESSHAPHPPLSFSSFVFSLGTSSLMLMGESLDPQQPAPPMNLPQAKEIVDILSLLEEKTKGNLTSEEASVLGDMLYTLRMKYVSVTSGKGSTVSP, encoded by the coding sequence ATGAGCGACGAAGAACCAGGGTTTGTGATTCGGGATAAACGAGGGCGTTCGGAGCCAGAAGCCTTTACTCCACCACCGCCAGAGTCCTCTATGGCGCAACCCCATTCATCGGCAGAATCATCTCATGCGCCTCATCCTCCCTTGTCATTTTCATCGTTTGTTTTTTCCCTTGGAACCTCATCTCTCATGCTGATGGGAGAATCTTTGGATCCTCAACAGCCCGCACCGCCCATGAATCTTCCCCAGGCCAAGGAAATTGTGGATATCTTATCTTTGCTGGAAGAGAAGACCAAAGGGAATCTTACGTCTGAAGAAGCGTCCGTCTTAGGAGACATGCTCTATACCCTGCGGATGAAATATGTCAGCGTCACGTCAGGGAAGGGCAGTACGGTTTCTCCCTGA
- the purM gene encoding phosphoribosylformylglycinamidine cyclo-ligase, with protein MATYREAGVDIQRGDEFVKRIGPMVRSTFRPEVLGDIGGFGGLFRFPSDRYREPVLVSGTDGVGTKVKMATLMNRHDSIGIDLVAMCVNDIIVSGAEPLFFLDYLATGHLEVEVGEAIIQGIAEGCRQAGCALIGGETAEMPSCYPQGEYDLAGFAVGVVERSEMLGPEKITHGDVLIGVGSSGLHSNGYSLARKVALELKEWSPETRVPGLPGTVGEALLKPTLIYVKLVKALLSKSRVHGLAHITGGGITGNVPRVIPESCQAVIDRRSWAPLLLFTVLQEAGGIDQDEMFRVFNMGIGLVVVAPSEETSRILDIIQEQGMTGCVIGEVRNRPSSEPKLCYSH; from the coding sequence ATGGCCACCTATCGGGAAGCGGGAGTTGATATTCAGCGAGGCGATGAGTTTGTCAAACGAATCGGTCCCATGGTTCGGTCCACCTTCCGTCCTGAAGTCTTGGGAGACATCGGAGGGTTCGGCGGGCTCTTTCGATTTCCTTCCGACCGCTATCGTGAGCCGGTTCTGGTGTCCGGGACGGATGGCGTCGGGACCAAGGTCAAGATGGCCACCTTGATGAATCGACATGATTCGATCGGAATTGATTTGGTCGCGATGTGCGTCAACGACATCATTGTGAGCGGAGCGGAGCCGCTCTTTTTCCTGGATTATCTCGCGACGGGTCATCTGGAAGTGGAAGTCGGAGAAGCGATTATTCAGGGAATTGCCGAGGGATGCCGGCAAGCCGGGTGTGCCTTGATCGGTGGAGAAACCGCAGAAATGCCGTCCTGTTACCCGCAGGGTGAATACGATCTGGCGGGTTTTGCGGTAGGGGTGGTGGAACGGTCCGAGATGTTGGGCCCGGAAAAAATTACACACGGGGATGTGTTGATTGGAGTCGGATCGAGTGGGCTTCATAGTAATGGCTACTCCCTGGCGCGGAAAGTCGCGCTTGAGCTGAAGGAGTGGTCTCCTGAAACCCGGGTACCCGGGTTGCCGGGCACAGTCGGGGAGGCGTTACTGAAACCGACGCTTATTTATGTGAAACTGGTCAAAGCTTTGCTGTCCAAGAGCCGAGTACACGGCCTGGCGCATATCACTGGTGGTGGAATTACCGGGAATGTGCCGCGAGTCATTCCGGAGTCCTGCCAAGCGGTCATCGATCGAAGGTCATGGGCGCCACTCTTGTTGTTCACCGTTCTTCAAGAAGCAGGTGGCATTGATCAAGACGAAATGTTTCGCGTGTTTAATATGGGAATTGGTCTGGTCGTGGTGGCCCCCTCTGAAGAAACCAGCCGGATATTGGACATTATTCAGGAACAAGGGATGACGGGCTGTGTCATTGGAGAAGTTCGAAATCGTCCGTCTTCCGAACCAAAGCTTTGTTATTCCCATTAG
- the purN gene encoding phosphoribosylglycinamide formyltransferase → MSLALGVLISGRGSNLVAILDAIDCGLLDATLKVVASNKPNAAGLERAKERGLPTIYLDPKPFAQDAKPREAYDLAMGALLQQHGVVICGLGGIYADCDPRLNSNVPIKDL, encoded by the coding sequence GTGTCGCTTGCCCTTGGGGTCTTAATTTCAGGCCGCGGATCAAATCTGGTGGCCATTCTGGATGCCATTGATTGTGGCTTGTTGGATGCGACTCTTAAGGTCGTAGCCAGTAACAAGCCCAATGCCGCGGGCTTAGAGCGTGCAAAGGAACGAGGGCTTCCCACGATCTATCTGGATCCAAAGCCTTTTGCCCAGGACGCCAAACCACGTGAAGCCTATGATCTGGCAATGGGTGCCCTTCTTCAGCAACATGGAGTGGTAATATGTGGCCTTGGCGGGATATATGCGGATTGTGACCCCCGCCTTAATTCAAATGTACCCATCAAAGATCTTTAA
- a CDS encoding sensor histidine kinase, with amino-acid sequence MNLLSEPLTESRKFPRTGLPSTSSEPGVPSHSSVSKQKRHHYRPVWIVLVLLLPCLALTLYYARYGLSGPLQPDSILPSPSYALVLFLVYLDSVGLVALTLLLSRNLIRAFFEKRHKLLGKGFRSKLVAAFIGFALIPTVLLALVASGVISEVIDVWFNDQIMQVLRDSEEVAHLYQEERESLTADTARAISKEIFREDILKPEHRELLKAIMARMQQEYHLAGVEVFSPKMETLARMMDPRLSDAVLSLPVGQLVLHVLDTGQPMSSAQEAPVGKLIRAAAPIRGNGQTDRVFGVVVVSSYVPEVLVMKMDGIAKQFEEYRQIISMKNPIKGGAYLFVAVVTVLILFGATWFGFYVARGITVPIQRLAEGTEAVAKGNLDVNIDVKATDEIGTLVQSFNRMTADLRTSKSSLEEVNMSLVRSNVEIDQRRAYTEAVVETIAAGVLSIDMAGLISTFNPSAERIIGVKGDDLRGRPVHDAFKSFNLQLFQKAYDQMLQEQTESVSMDGQMETPNGRLLTVGLNISRMQNDAGLDLGFVFVFEDRTEFIKAQKTAAWQEVAQRIAHEIKNPLTPIQLSAQRLRKKFAEKSTGFDEIFDQATSVIISEVTRLKGMVDEFSKYARMPLPQMRKASLHDIIEKVISLYTGAHRDIEFLVKFDEDLPSLNCDPEQMHRVLVNLFDNAIQAMNDHGRLWVTTECDWRRHRAVVRVADEGMGIQPDDHKMLFVPYFSKKRTGTGLGLAIVHRIISDHNGTIHAENHHPKGALFTFELPL; translated from the coding sequence GTGAACCTTCTCTCAGAACCGCTCACTGAATCCCGGAAATTTCCTCGAACGGGGTTGCCGTCCACGTCGAGCGAGCCGGGTGTTCCCTCCCACAGTTCCGTCTCGAAGCAGAAACGGCATCATTATCGGCCCGTCTGGATTGTATTGGTTTTGTTGTTGCCCTGCCTGGCCCTTACCCTCTATTACGCCCGGTATGGCTTATCAGGACCCCTTCAACCGGATTCGATACTTCCAAGTCCCAGCTATGCCCTGGTGCTTTTTCTGGTGTACCTGGATAGCGTTGGATTGGTGGCGCTCACCCTTCTGTTGTCTCGAAATTTAATTCGGGCCTTTTTCGAAAAGCGGCATAAGCTGTTGGGGAAGGGGTTCCGGTCAAAGTTGGTCGCGGCCTTTATCGGCTTTGCCCTGATTCCCACTGTGCTGCTGGCCTTGGTGGCCAGCGGGGTCATCAGTGAAGTCATCGACGTGTGGTTTAATGATCAGATTATGCAAGTCTTACGGGACTCGGAAGAAGTCGCCCATCTCTATCAAGAGGAACGCGAATCATTAACAGCGGATACGGCGCGCGCCATTAGCAAGGAAATTTTTCGAGAAGATATATTAAAGCCGGAGCATCGGGAATTATTGAAAGCCATTATGGCCCGCATGCAACAGGAATATCATTTAGCGGGCGTAGAGGTCTTTTCCCCAAAAATGGAAACCCTGGCCCGCATGATGGATCCCAGGCTGTCTGATGCGGTATTGAGCCTTCCTGTGGGTCAATTGGTGCTCCATGTCTTGGATACGGGTCAGCCCATGTCCTCGGCCCAGGAGGCTCCGGTGGGGAAACTTATTCGGGCAGCGGCGCCGATCCGGGGAAATGGTCAAACTGACCGAGTGTTTGGCGTGGTGGTGGTGTCGTCCTACGTGCCGGAAGTCTTGGTCATGAAAATGGATGGGATTGCCAAACAATTTGAGGAATACCGGCAGATCATCTCCATGAAAAACCCGATCAAGGGTGGAGCCTATTTGTTTGTGGCCGTGGTAACGGTGCTGATTTTATTCGGCGCCACCTGGTTCGGATTTTATGTGGCCCGAGGGATTACGGTCCCCATTCAACGACTGGCTGAAGGAACCGAAGCGGTAGCCAAAGGTAATTTAGATGTGAATATCGACGTCAAGGCCACGGATGAAATCGGAACCCTGGTTCAGTCTTTCAATCGCATGACCGCCGATCTGCGCACCAGTAAATCCAGTTTGGAAGAAGTGAATATGTCGCTCGTACGATCCAATGTGGAAATCGATCAACGTCGGGCCTACACCGAAGCGGTGGTGGAAACCATTGCCGCCGGAGTGTTATCGATCGATATGGCCGGTCTGATTTCCACCTTCAATCCATCCGCTGAACGGATTATCGGAGTGAAGGGTGACGACTTGCGTGGACGACCGGTCCACGACGCGTTCAAGTCCTTCAACCTGCAATTATTTCAGAAAGCCTATGACCAGATGCTCCAGGAGCAAACGGAGAGCGTGTCCATGGATGGCCAGATGGAAACACCCAATGGGCGGCTCTTGACCGTAGGCCTGAATATTTCCAGAATGCAGAACGATGCCGGTTTGGACCTGGGTTTTGTATTTGTGTTTGAAGATCGGACGGAATTCATTAAGGCGCAAAAAACGGCGGCCTGGCAGGAAGTGGCGCAACGCATTGCTCATGAAATTAAGAATCCCCTAACCCCGATTCAATTGTCGGCCCAACGGTTGCGAAAAAAATTCGCAGAAAAATCTACAGGATTTGATGAAATATTCGATCAGGCTACCAGCGTCATTATTAGCGAAGTCACCCGCTTAAAAGGGATGGTCGATGAGTTTTCCAAATATGCCAGAATGCCGCTCCCCCAGATGCGGAAAGCATCCCTGCATGACATTATCGAGAAAGTAATCTCACTCTATACAGGGGCTCATCGTGACATTGAATTTCTTGTCAAATTTGATGAAGACCTTCCCTCATTAAATTGTGATCCGGAGCAGATGCACCGGGTGTTGGTCAATTTGTTTGATAACGCGATCCAGGCCATGAACGATCACGGGCGTCTCTGGGTGACGACGGAGTGCGATTGGCGGCGGCATCGGGCCGTGGTCAGGGTGGCGGATGAAGGGATGGGGATTCAGCCGGATGATCACAAAATGTTGTTCGTGCCGTATTTTTCAAAAAAGCGAACGGGAACAGGGTTGGGATTAGCCATTGTGCATCGTATAATCTCCGATCACAATGGGACCATTCATGCGGAAAATCATCATCCAAAAGGTGCGTTATTTACATTCGAATTGCCGTTGTAG
- the mazG gene encoding nucleoside triphosphate pyrophosphohydrolase, giving the protein MTQPSPENSSSASPTTCLSDLLAIMSRLRGPDGCPWDREQTSQSLKPHLLEETYEVLEAIDAGKPSALKEELGDLLLQIMFHTQIASEHNQFSFNDVARGLAEKLIRRHPHVFQQTTDASPVPTAQDVSRQWDRLKQQEQATQPGPQSLLQGIPKIAPALQRAFQVQKRASRAGFDWETIEPALEKFKEELNELYAAAAESIPSSSEGTLRPENPTVQNTIEEELGDVFFALVNVSRFLRVNPEEALRRATNKFISRFHFVESQAALEGKDLRDYTLPQLDKWWDAAKHLERQAPQTSESIKGATT; this is encoded by the coding sequence ATGACACAACCATCTCCGGAAAATTCCTCCTCCGCTTCTCCGACCACATGTTTGTCGGATTTACTGGCGATCATGTCCAGATTGCGTGGACCCGACGGTTGCCCTTGGGATCGTGAACAAACGAGCCAGTCCCTCAAACCCCATCTTCTTGAGGAAACGTATGAGGTGCTGGAAGCCATAGATGCCGGAAAGCCTTCCGCCCTCAAGGAAGAATTGGGGGATCTCCTGCTTCAGATTATGTTTCACACACAAATTGCCTCAGAACACAATCAATTTTCATTCAATGACGTGGCTAGGGGGTTAGCCGAAAAACTGATTCGACGGCACCCCCATGTTTTTCAACAAACCACCGATGCTTCACCTGTCCCAACAGCCCAAGATGTGAGCCGGCAATGGGATCGACTCAAACAACAAGAACAAGCCACTCAACCGGGACCCCAGTCACTTTTACAAGGGATTCCCAAAATTGCTCCAGCTCTTCAGCGTGCCTTTCAAGTCCAAAAACGCGCCTCGCGTGCAGGATTTGATTGGGAGACCATTGAGCCTGCATTGGAAAAATTTAAAGAAGAATTGAATGAATTATATGCTGCCGCTGCGGAAAGTATTCCGTCGTCTTCGGAAGGGACTCTTCGACCGGAAAACCCGACGGTTCAAAACACCATTGAAGAAGAATTGGGGGATGTATTCTTTGCGTTAGTCAATGTCTCCCGGTTCCTTCGAGTCAATCCTGAAGAGGCGTTACGCCGTGCCACCAACAAATTTATCTCCAGGTTTCATTTCGTTGAATCACAAGCTGCGTTGGAAGGGAAGGATCTTCGCGACTATACGCTTCCGCAACTCGACAAATGGTGGGATGCAGCCAAACATCTGGAGCGGCAAGCACCTCAGACTTCCGAAAGCATCAAAGGAGCCACAACGTGA